Genomic window (Flavobacterium oreochromis):
GACAATTATTAGATACCGTGTAATTTAAATTATCCATTGTTAATTGTTAATTGTTCATTGCTAATTGTCCATTGTTAATTGTTCATTGCTAATTGTCCATTGTTAATTGTCCATTGTTAATTGTCCATTGTTAATTGTCCATTGTTAATTGTCCATTGTTAATTGTCCATTGTTAATTGTCCATTGTTAATTGTCCATTGTTAATTGTCCATTGTTAATTGTCCATTGTTAATTGTCCATTGTTAATTGTCCATTGTTAATTATCCATTGTTCATTGCTAATTGTCCATTGTCAATTATTATTTATTTTCACTTCTTTTCCAGTTCTAAAAATATGTTTCCATTCTGGACTATATAAATACGAACGATTTTTTCTTGCTCCAATGGCCGCTCCTACAATTACTAAAGTGGTTAATGTTAGTTTGTTATCACGAATAATTTGAGCTAATTCTGTGAGTTTGCCCACAAATACTCTTTCGTCCTGCCAAGTAACTCGGTATAAAACCGCTACAGGTGTATCTTCGGGATAATGTTCTAATAATTGTTCTTGAACTGATTTAGCAATTGTAGCACTCAAAAAGATGCACATCGTTGCTCGATGTTTTGCCATTTCGTTTAATTTTTCATTTTCAGGAAGTGGTGTTTTTCCTTCTCCTCTGGTAAGGATAATACTTTGTACTACTTCTGGAATGGTAAATTCTGATTTTAAATAGGCTGCTGCTGCTTGAAAAGAGGAAATTCCAGGAACAATAGAATATTCCATTCCTTTTTCATCAAAAATTGTCATCTGTTCTTGAATTGCTCCATATATAGAAGGATCTCCTGATTGTAAACGAACAATTAAGTTTCCTTTTTCATAATGCTCACACATTATTTCAATTTGTTCTTCCAAAGTCATACTTGCCGAATTACGTACAATTGCACTTGGTTTAGCATAATGTGTTAATTCTATAGGAATAAGACTCCCTGCATATAAAATTAAATCGGCATCTTCTAATAATTCTTTTCCTTTTACAGAAATTAAATCGGCTGCTCCTGGACCTGCCCCTACAATGATAATTTCAGCTTTGCGCTGTGCTTTGGCATCTAATGATAAAGCAATGGTGTGTTTTTTACCTGATGATAAATGTATTTTTTTCTTTTCTAAAATTACTTCATTGTTTTGTGCTAATAGCATCGCTGCTGCTTCGGAAACACTATAAACTCCTAATTTACTCATTACTACTTCCGATGGATTTATGGCATTTTTTGAGTTCAATTCTTCTGCCGTAAAAGTGATAAATGGAATTTTTAAAGTAGTAGCCAAAGTTATAAAAGCCTCTTCGTCGTGTTTTACATCCAAAGAACCTAACGATTTTATAGCTTCAACTGCTATATGTTGTTCTTGCAATTGATTTCTAAATGAATTTTCTAACAAATCGTATTCAATACCACGTGAACAACCCATTCCCATAGTTATTACGGGCGCATAATAGTATAAGGCTGGTATGGGTGCTTCATATACCTTATAGGTTACTGCAATTAATAATTCATATTTAGAAAAATCAATATCGTTATATCGATAATGTATAGTTACAAAATCAGGTTTATTCCTTTCTAAGAATGTACATCCTTTATCTTTTATATCTAATAATAAGGCGGTAGGTTTATTATTCACAAATAAGGAAATGATTTTATTCATTTCGATACTACTTTTACTTTTCCAATTATAAGTTGCAGGTAAAGTGTCTAATGCCCAAATATTTTGTGTATCACTTGAGGTGGTAATAACTGCTTGTGCCCCTATAACTTTAGAAAGATTTTGGGTTAAAGCATTTGCACCTCCTAAATGTCCTGATAATACAGCTTGAACAAAAGTACCTGCATCATCAATATTTATTACAGCGGGGTCTTTTGTTTTATTTTCAATATAAGGTGCAATACTTCTTACACAAATTCCTAATGCACCAATAAAAACAAAAGAATCAAATTTTGAAAAATTGTTTTCTAAAAAAGAATGGATAGATTCTATTTGAGTAACCTTGCTATGAGATCTAGTAGAAACTACTATTGATTTTTGAAATTCTTTTTGAATGATTAATCCAAGTTCTACACCTTTATCTGTACTTGCTATGATGGCTGTTTTATTCATTTTTTCTTTTTTCTGCTGTTAATATGGTAATTGGATTATGTTTATCTAAGGTAATTTCTATAGATTCAAGTAACTGATAGTTTATTTTGTTACTACACTTAATAAAAGCTTCCTTACTTTCATTTTTTACTGTATTCATTACGATTCTTCCGCCTGCTACTAGATATTGATCGATTAACAAGATAAGTTCTTCTAATCGGTTGCCGTGTCCACCAATAAAAACGGTATCAGGAGCGGTAACTGTGTTTAAATCTATTTCAAAAAAATCACCTATTAATTTATTGATTCCTGGTGTGGAATGTTTTTTTGTGTTTTCATCAAAAATGGAGCTGCACTCTTCTCGTATTTCAAAAGCAAAAATATCTAAATGTGGAAATTGTGTTTTTGCTTCGATAGAAACTGATCCTGTACAAAAGCCTACATCCCAAAAAGTCTTTCGATTAGGCAAATCTAATTGCGAAAGGCTTATTAATCGTATAGGCATTTTAGTAATCATATTTGGACGATTTTCTAAGCCTATAAAGGCTGCATCTTTGATACCAAACTGTTTTTTCTTTTCAGTTTTTTTTAGTAACAACAAACAATTGAGTGCATCAAATGTTTGTAGGGAGGCAGCTTTTAAACTCAAAGAAGATATTTTTTCATTTTCACCTTCTAAAGCTTCTCCTACAATCATTGTATAATTATCAAAATTATAGTCAAGCATTCTTTGTGCTATGGCACTAGGTGTTTTTGTGGCATCTGTTAACACTCCTATCAAATTAGTTTGCTGTAAAAGTGCTATGTCTAATTCTTTCCAAGAACGTCCGTGAACCGAAGTACTTACCATATTTTGGTACGGTATGGTATTTTTTGACACAATAATTGCAAACTATTAAAATGCGGGTAAATTTGAACTCTAGCCGTAGGGTCATTTTTTTTGATTGTATTTGCAAAACCATAGAATAAAGGATCGCCTGAGGCAAAAACAACTATTGGTTGTTCTATTTTTTTATACGTTTCAAAAAGAACTGACATTTCTTTTGCAATTTCAATCCATTGATGGTTAGTAGGCAAAAACTCTTTTATTAGTTCATAGTGTCTTTTTCCTCCTGAGAAAACCTGATGTTGCTGTACTATTTTTTTTACCTCAGCACTTAAATCCATTTGTGGATTATTTGAAATACCAATAACGTAATATTTTACCAATGAAAATGGTAAAGTACAGGCTTCAACGGGTGTTGTATAAGGTAAATTATTGTTATTCATAATTTGTACTTCGTTAATCAATCGTTCTAACCACGCTGTTTTTTTCTTTTCTCTTTTCCCATTTAAGGGTTTCTAATTCAGGTTGTGTATAAAACTTATCAACGTATCCTACACATAAATAAGCTACCAACTTATTTTCGTTAGGTACAGTTAAAATATGTTTCACTTTTTCTTCATTTAAAATACTTACCCATCCCAGTCCTATATTTAAAGAACGAGCGGTAAGCCACATATTTTGAACGGCACAAACCACACTATATAAACCCATTTCAGGCATACTCGTTTGACCAAGTACTGGTTTTTCGGCTGGTTTATAGAATACTGCTATATTTATAGGTGCTTCTAAAATTCCTTCTAATTTTAGTTTAATATATTCTTCTTGTTTTTCATCTTTAAAATAATCTAAAGCCTTATGATTTTCTTCTTCAAAACTTTGTTTTATTTGTTCTTTAATGCTTGTATTTTTTATAATTACAAACTCCCACGGTTGAGAAAATCCTACCGATGGTGCGTGTAATGCGGAAAATAATAATTTATCTAGTAAATCATTTTCAATAGCCTTATTTAAAAATCGAGTACCCCGAACATCTCTTCTGTTTACAATGATTTCTTCTAAAAGAGCAGCCTCTTGTTTACTAAACAACTTCCCTTTTTCCATCCTGATAATTATTTTTTGTATGTACTGTAAAAGCTGCATTCACGATACTTGCTGCTACATTACTTCCTCCTTTACGCCCTTTGATGATAACATAAGGAATGGTTAACAAAGCTTGTAACTTTAATTTTGATTCTATTACATTAACAAATCCTACTGGAGCACCTACAACTCCTATAGGGTTACATTTTTGTTCTATTATTTGTTCGCAAATTTCAAATAAGGCTGTAGGAGCATTACCTATAACATACAAAGCTTCTGGATGTTTTTGTAAGGCTAATCTAATTCCTGCTTGGCTACGTGTGATATTCTCTTTTTCGGCTAAAGCGGTTGCTTCAGGATCATTCAAATAGCATAGCACTTGGTTATTATATTCTTTTGAAAACGCTTTGGTAATACCTGATTGTACCATTGTAACATCGGTTATAATAGTGCCACCGTTTTTAAGATAAGTATTCCATCTATTTATAGCATCTCCATTAGCTATATAAAGATCCTCATATTCAAAATCGGCAGTGGTATGAATGCAACGCATTACTGCCCATTTATCATTTTCAGCAAGATCGTTTCGTTGTAAATTTCCTTCTATTTGACGAAAACTTTCCTCCTGAATTTCTTGTCCAGTATGTGGTTTTCGTGCCAAATATCCTCTAGGTGTCACCAAGAAATTTTTGAACTGATAGGTTTGTGAGTTTCCTATCATTACCAGCGAAAACATATCCACCATTTCGGTTTCAAATTCACCCAAAGTGGTGATAGTAATATGTTCGTCAGGGCGTGTTACTTGGCGGATTATCGCTACAGGTGTAGCTGGATTACGATATTCTAAGAAAATTTCTTTTAATCGATCGAGTTGCCAAAAACGTTTTTTGCTTCTTGGGTTGTATAATGAAGTTACAAAATCACCTTTAGCAGCGGCATAAATTCTATTTTCAATAGTTGTCCAAGGAGTCATTAAATCAGATAATGAAATACAACAAAAATCGTGTCCTAGTGGCGCTCCTAATTTTCCTGCTGAAGCAATAAAGGCACTAATTCCTGGAATAGTTTGTAAGTCTATATCCTTATCTGTTTGTGTACTGGCATATTGATAAACTAAAGATGCCATTGCATAAATTCCCGCATCGCCTGAGCTTATTACCACTACGTGTTTCCCTTTTTCACAGGCATTGACTGCTAAAACAGCACGTGCTTCTTCCTCGGTTAATTCTTTACCTATACACTCACAGTTTTCTTTTAGCAAGTGTTCAATAAATTGAAAATAATAATGATAACCTATAACCACATCGGCATCTGCTAAAACACTTTGTGCAAAAGGTAAAATATATTCTTGTCCTCCAGGGCCTATGCCTACTACGCTTAATTTCATTTTCTTTTTTTATAATTAACAAAGAGAAATAAGGAATCTCTCTATTTTTAATATCTTCTAAATTAGTGGTAATGTATTGCTGTGTGGTGCCTAATCGTTCGCAATATAAAACGGTTAAATTATTCGATTCTAAAAAGAACTTAATTTATGAAAGACACTTCTTATCTTAATAAGAACCACCGTATCATTATCTTGTAATGATTTTTCTAATTCAGCTATATGCTGGATTCTTGGGATAATAACAATCTTTTCATTTAAAATAGCTAAAGGCATTTGATGTTGTGCCGCTCCTAAGATAAATGAAGGAACTCCTGCTATAATTTCGACCTCTAACTGGTGTTTTTGTAGATGTTCCAAAAGATAAGCAAAGGTGCTGTAAAACAAACTATCACCTTCACTTACAAAAGCAATAGTCAACCCCTTATCATAGTCTTGTACGATGGATTGAAAAGTAGCCCAATAAGTAGCTTCAGCTTGTGAGCGATCATCAGACATTTGAAGAAACATCCCAACTAATTTACGTTCATCTAATTGATGGTATTGTAAAATAGGTAACGAAAAGCTTGTTGTTTTCCCATTAGTCAATAAAGAACCTGGATAATAAATTTTATCCGCCTTTTCTAGAATTTTTAATCCTTTCAACGTAATCAATTCTGGATCACCAGGCCCTAACGAAACGGCATAAATCTTTCCTTTTTTCATGAATTATATCTTTATGAACGAGCTTTAAATTCCTAAAAGTTTTTTTAATCCTGAAAAACTTGATTTTTTAGTTGTAATTTTTTCTTCTTCTTCAAACAAAATTCCTTTTACCGCTAGATGATGTCCTATTTGTTCTTTGCCTACTTCTTCTTCAAAACCAATTATTTGTGTACGGTATTTACACAACTGACAATTCATATTAGGACTTCCTTGCTCTACCTCAGCAATACGTTCGTCTATCGTTTGTAATAACAATTCGTCACATTCAAAAGAAGCTGTATAATGATATTCATTAGAAGCGTTTTGAGCAAATGTTTCTACTTGCGAATATATTTTTTTAATAAAACTCCTGTAAATAAAAACACTGGTAAAACCACTACTCGTTTAAAAGGGAGTTTATCTACTAAAACTAAACTATCATTTAATAAAGGTTGTGTAACTCCTATGTATGTAGTTGTAGCAAAGCCAAAACCCATACCTTCCCAAAGCATTCGGGTCATTTTTGCAATATCTGAATTAGCATCAGGATCGGCAGTACCACGACCTACTACTAACAAGCAGGTTTCTTTTCTATCAATACTGGGCAAGGTTACCTCTATGTTTTCTATTAATTTTTTTGAAAGTTGCAATATAGAAGGAGTGATTCCAAAATGTTTCCCTAATGTAATTTTTAAATCAGGGTACTGACTTTGTATTGCATTCATTTCGTATGGTATGTCGTTTTTTGCATGACTTCCAGCAAAAAGAATTGCAGGAATAGCAATAATTTCACGTACTCCATTTGTATACAAACGTTCTACAGCGGCAGCATATACTGGATGAGAAAATTCTAGAAACCCGTAATCTACTTCATAGTTAGGATAACGTAATTTTAAAAGACGTACTAATTCTTTAAATCCAGTTACACCTTCGGGATCACGACTGCCGTGTCCGCAAATTAGAATTCCTTTTTAGCATTCATTTTCTTCTATAATTTTAATCGGATTACTATCTATAGGAAAAGCATATTTTCCTACTATAAACACTACAGGCATAGGAACTGTTTCTAATTTTAATTTTTGTTCCATTTCATCTAAAGTTCCGCTAAAAATTGTTTCTTCTTCTTGAGAAACTTTAGAAACTGCCGAAATGTAAAGTATTTCATGAGGTGTAATTTTCTTAAAAGTTGCAATCACTTCTTTTAAATTTTTATACCCCATGTACATAATGAGTGTAGTTCCTGTTTTGAGCATATTCGCTAATGCTTCTAATTGCTCAAAATCGTAAGTAGCTGTATGCCCTGTACAAAATAATACAGAGTTTGTTTTGTTACGTTCTGTAAGTGGAATATGTTGCGAGTTAGCCGCTGCTATTCCTGAGGTAATTCCAGGTACTACTTCAAAAGAAATTGCATTTTGGGTTAAAAAACGAATTTCTTCCGCTACTCTACCATAAATAAAGGAATCACCTGACTTAAGACGTACAATTTTTTTCCTTCTTTTGCATACTTAATAAAAAGTTCATGTATGGTATCTTGTCGTTCCATAGCGTCTTGCACATCACCATATTTTCTACCTACATATATTTTTTGAGCATGAGTTGAAGCTAAATCTAAAATTTCTGTTGAGATTAAATTATCATATAATATCACTTCTGCTTCTTGAATGCGTTTTACAGCTTTTACAGTAAGCAATTCAGCATCGCCAGGTCCTGCACCCACAATACTTATGGTCTTTTCTTTTTTATTTTGTAAATCCATATACTACTCTTCATTTAATAGATCCAACGGATTAGGATATTTAAACTGATAGTTTAATCGTGTTTTTAACTTTTCTGAATTAATAATTTTATATGTCAAATTTTGAGTGGTAGCAAATGTAGGCTTTTCTAACCCAATTTTTTCAGCTGCTAGTTCGTAATATTCTCTTCTTTTAGGATGTATATCTGTACTTGCATTAAATAATTCGCCCCAAATTTCTTTTTCTATAATGTTTTCAATAATAGCGATACAATCATCTTGATGAATTACATTTATAGGTGCCTCACCATTTTCTACCTCTTTCTTACCTGCTAAAAAACGTCCTGGCATACGATCATAGCCAATTAATCCTGAAAAACGGACTATCGTAGTTTCAAATTGAGTTTGTTCGAGTAACATTTTTTCTACTAAAAGCAATGCTTTTCCGCTCTCTTTTTCAGGTAATTGTAACTCTGTTTCAGTCACAACTCCATTAGTATCAGGATATACAGAAGTAGAGCTTATAAAAAGCACTTTTTTAATATTACTTTTCAAAATTTCAGATAATAATTGCTCTATCTGACCTGTGTGAAAAGCAATAACATCTGCTCTTCGCTTAGGCGGGAAATTAATAATTAAAATATCAGAATCTAGAAAATTTACTATTTCTGGACCTTCAATAGCGGTATTAGTTATTGAAATAAGATAAGGTTGAACTCCTTTTTCTTTTAGTAAAGTTATTTTATCATAACTGGTTGTAGAACCATTTACGTAAAAACCTTTTTTCACTAAATTTTCGGCTAAAGGTAAACCTAACCAACCGCAACCTAATATACTTATTTTTTGTCTTTTCATTAGTTTTCTTTTATTCTTTTTTGAGAGCGAAGATACAAATCAAAATATAGTAAAAGAATGATTCCAAGAAATCCTAAACCTACTATATTGTTTTGCAAATCATTTAATTCTAAACTAGGATTAAAAACAGTGGTTAATTTATAAATAGGAATAATAAAACACATTACTGTAATAAGTATATTTAATTTAAAACGATGTTTTTGAATATTTGTACGATCAAATGTTTTTAATAGTTTAC
Coding sequences:
- the cobM gene encoding precorrin-4 C(11)-methyltransferase, which translates into the protein MNKTAIIASTDKGVELGLIIQKEFQKSIVVSTRSHSKVTQIESIHSFLENNFSKFDSFVFIGALGICVRSIAPYIENKTKDPAVINIDDAGTFVQAVLSGHLGGANALTQNLSKVIGAQAVITTSSDTQNIWALDTLPATYNWKSKSSIEMNKIISLFVNNKPTALLLDIKDKGCTFLERNKPDFVTIHYRYNDIDFSKYELLIAVTYKVYEAPIPALYYYAPVITMGMGCSRGIEYDLLENSFRNQLQEQHIAVEAIKSLGSLDVKHDEEAFITLATTLKIPFITFTAEELNSKNAINPSEVVMSKLGVYSVSEAAAMLLAQNNEVILEKKKIHLSSGKKHTIALSLDAKAQRKAEIIIVGAGPGAADLISVKGKELLEDADLILYAGSLIPIELTHYAKPSAIVRNSASMTLEEQIEIMCEHYEKGNLIVRLQSGDPSIYGAIQEQMTIFDEKGMEYSIVPGISSFQAAAAYLKSEFTIPEVVQSIILTRGEGKTPLPENEKLNEMAKHRATMCIFLSATIAKSVQEQLLEHYPEDTPVAVLYRVTWQDERVFVGKLTELAQIIRDNKLTLTTLVIVGAAIGARKNRSYLYSPEWKHIFRTGKEVKINNN
- the cbiT gene encoding precorrin-6Y C5,15-methyltransferase (decarboxylating) subunit CbiT, with the translated sequence MVSTSVHGRSWKELDIALLQQTNLIGVLTDATKTPSAIAQRMLDYNFDNYTMIVGEALEGENEKISSLSLKAASLQTFDALNCLLLLKKTEKKKQFGIKDAAFIGLENRPNMITKMPIRLISLSQLDLPNRKTFWDVGFCTGSVSIEAKTQFPHLDIFAFEIREECSSIFDENTKKHSTPGINKLIGDFFEIDLNTVTAPDTVFIGGHGNRLEELILLIDQYLVAGGRIVMNTVKNESKEAFIKCSNKINYQLLESIEITLDKHNPITILTAEKRKNE
- the bluB gene encoding 5,6-dimethylbenzimidazole synthase, whose product is MEKGKLFSKQEAALLEEIIVNRRDVRGTRFLNKAIENDLLDKLLFSALHAPSVGFSQPWEFVIIKNTSIKEQIKQSFEEENHKALDYFKDEKQEEYIKLKLEGILEAPINIAVFYKPAEKPVLGQTSMPEMGLYSVVCAVQNMWLTARSLNIGLGWVSILNEEKVKHILTVPNENKLVAYLCVGYVDKFYTQPELETLKWEKRKEKNSVVRTID
- the cobJ gene encoding precorrin-3B C(17)-methyltransferase codes for the protein MKLSVVGIGPGGQEYILPFAQSVLADADVVIGYHYYFQFIEHLLKENCECIGKELTEEEARAVLAVNACEKGKHVVVISSGDAGIYAMASLVYQYASTQTDKDIDLQTIPGISAFIASAGKLGAPLGHDFCCISLSDLMTPWTTIENRIYAAAKGDFVTSLYNPRSKKRFWQLDRLKEIFLEYRNPATPVAIIRQVTRPDEHITITTLGEFETEMVDMFSLVMIGNSQTYQFKNFLVTPRGYLARKPHTGQEIQEESFRQIEGNLQRNDLAENDKWAVMRCIHTTADFEYEDLYIANGDAINRWNTYLKNGGTIITDVTMVQSGITKAFSKEYNNQVLCYLNDPEATALAEKENITRSQAGIRLALQKHPEALYVIGNAPTALFEICEQIIEQKCNPIGVVGAPVGFVNVIESKLKLQALLTIPYVIIKGRKGGSNVAASIVNAAFTVHTKNNYQDGKREVV
- a CDS encoding precorrin-2 C(20)-methyltransferase, with the translated sequence MKKGKIYAVSLGPGDPELITLKGLKILEKADKIYYPGSLLTNGKTTSFSLPILQYHQLDERKLVGMFLQMSDDRSQAEATYWATFQSIVQDYDKGLTIAFVSEGDSLFYSTFAYLLEHLQKHQLEVEIIAGVPSFILGAAQHQMPLAILNEKIVIIPRIQHIAELEKSLQDNDTVVLIKIRSVFHKLSSF
- a CDS encoding sirohydrochlorin chelatase, with the translated sequence MLICGHGSRDPEGVTGFKELVRLLKLRYPNYEVDYGFLEFSHPVYAAAVERLYTNGVREIIAIPAILFAGSHAKNDIPYEMNAIQSQYPDLKITLGKHFGITPSILQLSKKLIENIEVTLPSIDRKETCLLVVGRGTADPDANSDIAKMTRMLWEGMGFGFATTTYIGVTQPLLNDSLVLVDKLPFKRVVVLPVFLFTGVLLKKYIRK
- a CDS encoding NAD-dependent epimerase/dehydratase family protein, with protein sequence MKRQKISILGCGWLGLPLAENLVKKGFYVNGSTTSYDKITLLKEKGVQPYLISITNTAIEGPEIVNFLDSDILIINFPPKRRADVIAFHTGQIEQLLSEILKSNIKKVLFISSTSVYPDTNGVVTETELQLPEKESGKALLLVEKMLLEQTQFETTIVRFSGLIGYDRMPGRFLAGKKEVENGEAPINVIHQDDCIAIIENIIEKEIWGELFNASTDIHPKRREYYELAAEKIGLEKPTFATTQNLTYKIINSEKLKTRLNYQFKYPNPLDLLNEE